The Engystomops pustulosus chromosome 3, aEngPut4.maternal, whole genome shotgun sequence region TGGGGGCACAAGGAGGGGCGACGGGCGGGAGTGGGGGCACAAGGAGGGGCGACGGGCGGGAGTGGGGGCACAAGGAGGGGCGACGGGCGGGAGTGGGGGCACAAGGAGGGGCGACGGGCGGGAGTGGGGGCACAAGGAGGGGCGACGGGCGGGAGTGGGGGCACAAGGAGGGGCGACGGGCGGGAGTGGGGGCACAAGGAGGGGCGACGGGCGGGAGTGGGGGCACAAGGAGGGGCGACGGGCGGGAGTGGGGGCACAAGGAGGGGCGACGGGCGGGAGTGGGGGCACAAGGAGGGGCGACGGGCGGGAGTGGGGGCACAAGGAGGGGCGACGGGCGGGAGTGGGGGCACAAGGAGGGGCGACGGGCGGGAGTGGGGGCACAAGGAGGGGCGACGGGCGGGAGTGGGGGCACAAGGAGGGGCGACGGGCGGGAGTGGGGGCACAAGGAGGGGGCGACGGGCATGCACGCAGCCCAGGGGCAGTGAGCAGGAGGTGGGCAGAGAGCAGGAAGTGAGGAGGGGAAGGGGCATAAGGAAGGGTGGCGGGTGGGCAGGCGGCCGATGGATGGAAGTGTGACAAAACAGGTAGGGTAACCAAACACAAAATCTGGATCTGAATTATATATCAGGATAAAGCTTTGTCATTTTTACCGTTTACATAAGGCTTAGTGCTCCATTATCCTACATGTTGCTTTTATATGTAGTCTGTAGTCGGTAGGGGAGGGGCTCATTGAGAATTGCAAAGCAGCTTGAAGGGGGGAAAAGCTTAATTTCATGTCATGGAGTCCTGTTAATAATTTTCTGTACAGTGACCTATATGAGTAGCGCTGCAGTTCCCAGTTGCTTTAAAACTCCATTCCCTTTTTTCCCTTCAGGCTGGACATAACTTTCCAAATGCTGACATTCACTACGTGAAGACTCTGTGCGGCACTCTGCTTGGAGGAAGCAAGAGGCTGCCGGTCAGGTAAGACCTAAATCTAGTAGTACAGCTCTGCATTGTGCCCTCTACTCTATTTACAACCAAATCTGCATCAAGAAGTCTGCTGGATGTGGCTTCCAATCCATTAGTTCTCTGTTGTCAGTAATAGATTGTGCAATGCAGAAGCCTCACAAATTTGTGGCTTGTGTGTCACAACACTTCCTTTTCCCAAAACCCATGAGCAGGCGAGAAGTTGGTAAACTTTTGATCCATCGCTGGGCTACATTAGACTACTGGTCACCACATAAAACTACAAATCCCACAATGCACCAGAGCACATGGCAGGGACTTTGCCCATTGGTTATGGAGGAGCTATGCTATAGTCATTCCTGTCCCTCTGTTTAGAATGTATTTGAGACTGTCTAAATACACTCAGGACCTTTTGATTGGAGGGGGGGTCCCAGGTTATGTAGGTGGAAACCAGTTCTCAAAGTACTGGTAGATCTGGGTAATGGAAATGGACTTGTACTTACCATACAGCTGCTGTAAGTAGTACATAGGGAATGCACCACGAGAAATTTCTGCAAAGTTGCTTAGATTCTTGGATTTCCGATCCCAGGCAACTGCAGATGGGGGCAACATTTTTAGCGTTGTTGCTTTTGTGTGTGACATTTATCCTATGAGACCATTTTATTGTGTTAAATGGCGCATGTGTCATGGACTTTCTGTTTTTTAGGTATTCATTTGTTGGAGACATGGACCTGCCAGATAATTTTGACTCCCGAGAGGCTTGGCCAAACTGTCCCACCATCAGGGAGATCAGAGACCAAGGCTCCTGCGGATCTTGCTGGGTAAGGAAGAAGACCAATTCTTGTAGGACTagactgatgtctcctcttctCTGTAACCGGCTCTGTCTGTCGTAGGCATTCGGCGCAGTGGAGGCCATTTCTGACCGGTCCTGTGTGCACTCCAATGGAAAGGTGAACGTGGAGGTTTCTGCAGAAGATCTTCTATCATGTTGTGGACTTGAGTGTGGAATGGGGTAAGTGGACCTTCAGGACTCTTATTCTCTTGGGAGGAAATGTCCAGTTTACTGGGGTTTGCATCTTGAGTCATGAGGAGACCTCAAGAGTAGCCAAACTTCTTGAAAAATCTTAAAGAATGATATTTGACAAAATAATCAGGGAACAAGGACAAATCTGGAGGTCATACCGTAAATGGTCAATGGAGGAATGTGGGTGGAGCTGCTCAATCAGGCATTTGTATTGTTACACCATgttctaacaaaaaaaaattccaaaatttgCAGCTGTAATGGAGGATACCCAGCTGGAGCATGGGCGTACTGGACTGAGAAGGGTCTAGTGTCTGGGGGTCTTTATGATTCTCACGTTGGTGAGTAGATCATCAGGCTTGGGTTAGGCTTTTAAGTGGGTTAGAGCTCCCCCTTCTGGAGGTGTAATGTATATCTTGCTGTGGTTTAGGCTGCAGACCCTACTCCATCCCCCCATGTGAGCACCACGTCAATGGCTCCCGTCCTTCGTGTAAAGGGGAGGAAGGTGAGACCCCGAAGTGTGTGAAGAAGTGTGAGGATGGCTACGCTCCAGACTACGGCACAGACAAGCACTTTGGTGAGTGTGCACTTGGTGATCGATACAATAAGAGGTATACAGGTCCTTGAAAATCTGCAGTGTTTGTGGCCAAATTTTGCACCACCAAATTCTTTTTAGGGTAAGTACATTGTATCACTTTGTTCTTTAGGTTCTACTTCATATGCCGTCCCCAGCAGCCAAAAAGAGATCATGGCAGAGATCTACAAGAATGGTCCAGTAGAGGGCGCATTCCAGGTGTATGAGGACTTCCCGGCATACAAGTCAGGTAGGTGGCCTGTATATTATAAAGATTGCTGCCATGTTGTAAGTTTCCTCCAGCCATGGAAGCCTTGATGCACCCCTAATACATGTGACGGTCATGTCCACCTTACATAGCCAATCGCTTACCCGGATTTCTTGTATAGGAGTCTACCGCCATGTCACCGGTGAGGAGATCGGAGGTCATGCTATCAAGATCCTGGGATGGGGTGTGGAGAATGGGACACCATACTGGCTGTGCGCCAACTCCTGGAACACCGACTGGGGTGATAAGGGTAAGATGGCGCTTCTACACCTATTCAGAGGTTTCGATTGGGGCAGTATTGGTGGTACCATGGGATGGGTTCAAAACTAGACCTTCCTCTCGGACCCCTTTCATCACCTCactattttttaatttgttttctgCTTTTGTGCTCAAATTGTCCACTGTGGGCAATATATGGTTCCTGCTGCCTGGTCCTGACCACTTTATGAAGGGTTACAGAACATGTTGTGGCAACGAAATACAGGAGAAGGTCCACACATTGGTGGTGGCCAGAAGCTGGACCTTCTGCTGAAATGTTGTGTTGAAAAGTCCTGACTATACCTTAACCAGCCTAGTTATGATGCTTCATGAGTCCGATGGCCAATGTTGGGACTCCCAAGTTCTTACTTGATGATGAAGTCTGATGGACATCTTCTCCATAGCAACGTTGTAACCTCCATATTACAGAACTGTTCAAAGGAGCTTACGGATTGGTGATGACCAGGTGCCACCAGAATTTCTCATTCCTTTGGTCGGAGATCTTTCCAGTTGTCCAAAATTTGTCAAATTTTAAGTCCGTTCCAGCAAATTCAACTTTGACATGACTAGAAATTACTGGTATTTGGCCCACCCAACGTGGGGGTTCCTGCCTATTTTGACTGGTCTGTAGAGCAGATGTAGATTCGCTGATCTTGATGGACCATGGAAGTTGGAAGTATATCTTGTGCCCAGATATATGACCACTAGTGAGGTCCTTGAccattttgcaccatttttcagTCATGGCACATGGATGGTGAAGATGGCACCCTACCTTCCTGCCCATGGCTTGTCTAGTATCACAGCTCCATGGGTGAGGATTTGGCTGAGCTTCAGTGCCACTCCCAACCTGTGGAGAGGTCATCTTCTGTAGGAAAGAAGCCATGTTCTCCTAATGTTGTGCGATCTCAATAATTGGAACTTTTTTGCTTCTCACAGGTTACTTCAAGATTCTTCGTGGAGAGGACCACTGCGGGATAGAGTCAGAAATTGTTGCAGGAATTCCCAAAAATTAATCTACCGCAAGCCGTAGCTGCAGACATATCTGGAAGGAGACTTTTAGTGACAAATGGAAACTTTTTTTGATTTTATCTCATTTTTAAAGCTGATATTTTAGTGGATGGGTTTAACCAGGACACGGCTGTGATTGGGGTGATGTGTAGGAAGATGATATCTGGGTCCTCCATCACGTCATGTCTTGTAGCCTTATAAGACTTCCATTGTCTGGGATTAGTCTTGGGATTCAGGGTGGTTATTATCTTGGGCCTCGTGTATCAAAGCTTTTGGGAACTGGAAGTAAATGCAAACAAAGTCCAAAATTCTTAACTTTTATAATATCTTTATAGGGTTCCAGAACCCACTAAACCAATATCTAGTGCTGCCATTAATCTCCACTAGGGGATCTGATTTAGATCTGGctacagagagctccccctagtggtggctgcgatGAGCTGGAATGTTTCTTTATTTTATGAAATCTGTGCACTGTGAAGTAAGAGATGGTACTTTTGGTACAGAACTTTGGACTTTGACGACAATAACTATTACAAAGGTTGATATCGGCTGCAAAGACCCAATTTCCTAGCATTGATTTATGATGCCCAAAATAAATGTACAAATTGCTGCTCAAAGGTTTTATTAATATTTGCACTGTTTGTTTTCATAAAAATTCCACCCCCTGGGCCTCAAAGTGCAGATAAGAGGGATTTCTTGTAGTAGACCACGTGATGCAGAGTAGAACCTAAAATTGCGCCCTCCTTGTCTTTATGCATGAGGTCCACTTCTcatcattttacatattttttgttttaaatgcatatTTAGCTTTGCTGTTGTCCAAAGAGGTAATTGTAGGATAagaatttttaaaggggttgtccatggctACAAAAACATGACTGCCTTCTTCCAAAAACtgcatcatccccccccccctgtctatgggttGTCTAGTATATCCATGCACATCACGACTTGTGAAGAGGTGTGGTGCCAAATTTGGAATAACTTCATGGTTTTCTAAACCTGGAGCCCAAAAATAGTCTGTCTGGGGCTGACATTTAGAGACCTGAATAGGTTCTGTTGCCGTTGGCTGCTTCACCTATGATCGGCTCATTTACCACGATGGGCTGATCGCACAATACACCACTTGATTTTGCGTTTTTATCTGtacaaaatgtaacttttttttgttttgccaatAAAATGCCTTGTCTTCCTTTTTAATATGCGTTGGGCTCCTTATTTTGGAATCTAGAACCCCCTCGAGAGGCAGGAAGGCTGCAAACTCTTCTCATTCTTATGGATTTGCTTTTCACTTCCTTAGTTATAATTATTGGTTTCTGGGAGACTTTCTTAAGAACAGATGAGATTATTTGGTTCAGTCCGTAGAGTCCTGCAAGGAAATGGAACAAGTTTCGCGAACTAATTCACCCATGGgtggagatgagtggacccaacgtTTGCATTTGGGGTCGGACATATTggcagccaaacagccaatccagcaaattgacctCTAGCTGCTGCGAGCCATGGCCATGATTGCCCAGTGTCCCATTGATAGTTGATTggtggattggctgttcagccgaACACAAACGTCTGGCCTGTTCATCTCTACTCCTGGGCAATGGCCTCAATGGAAATGGTTATACCTGCTGGACCGATTCCTGCATTAAATAAGCTACCTGCTTGTTATTTTGGGGTCTATATTATGGTAGCAGAGTTTGACTTTCCTGTTAAAGCAGGTCCCCAAGATCAAGTGTGGCCAAGGCTGAAACTGGTAATTGCTCGGTCTACTGCTGCCTCTACATACGACTCTGCCTGGGGATGAGCTGAAGCTCTTCTGTGTGACGGTAGAATCCTGAATGGGGGCCGCACTACAATCTGAGGGGGATGttctcagccttaaaggggtggtccagtaATCTGAAAGTTTTTTCAGAGAAGTACAATCCCTTAATAGTGTAACCCATGTTGAATTTGGACTGATTAACCTTTTCCTCCTTCTTTGGAGCTGCTGCTGTGCCGCCCACTAAAGCCACGGAGCCTGCAGCCACGTGTATAGCAGGATATAACATCTGCACATCACCAGTCATTGAGGAACATCTATTTTGTGCCAGTGGCCTCCTTATTTATCTGGAGACATCTTGTGCGCTTGTACAGAGGTATTCCAGACCCTTCCTGGTGTAGGATTGTGCCATCGCCTGCGCACTTTGTCCTGACCGTTCACCAGCTATAACGAGTCTGTGCTGCAGGAACTTGCTGCAGCCGCACATATTTGGCATGTAGGTGGCCTAAAGGGGAAATGGCAATTACGGGCAGTTTTCCAGTAGctgagattatttcagggcttgtttgccagaaaactggtcCTGATAAGTGTGTATAACACTACAAAGAAAATATCTTCTACTTTAGTTCATAATAAACCCAAAGGATAAAATCAGCAACACAGGTTGAGTATTATTCCAATAGTTGTTCCACATAAGGAAGTTGAAATATTGCTACAAAGAGTGAAATAATATATTGCTACAGGACCTTTCATATCAACTTCTCTTTTCTCTACAATTGTCCAGACGCAATAAAATATCAGATATTATCCCCTATGTATCACTGAGCATTTAATCCACATTACTAAAACTTATTAAATttgcacctttgtgctcctgtacagctctccCCACTAGCCTGGGTCACAGACTGGTGATCTGACATCtgtggggggagggagctggacaggagcacaaaggtgggggccaagagctgaggagtctgcaccacagacaagtcacatgtgtgttttttttttaaatgcttccaaaccaaagcccaacccctggttctacacagaggattctatgcagatattattgtttttatacgTCTTTTTATTATGTGGTATTGCTTTTTAACTTGTCCATCTTTAAATGATTGGTACCCGACGACATATTTTCTAATTACGGTAATAAGCTTTAGACCGAGGCACGCCTTCAGTGGATATCAGTCACAGGTTCAGATGCGATCTTACAAATTGTAAGGGAGCAGACCAGAGCCGGCTCTTTTTGCCCATCACTAAATGATATATGCTGTTGTTAAACGTTCTTCGTTTGGAGTATGGATTTTCAGATCAtggaaaatttttgctttttttttttttttttttttttatcctgttgTGACAAAAAGCAAAAACCTGGATGTGTGTGTTCTGATCTGTGGTCTGAATTTTTGCGGCTGAAAAGCCCCACAGGTAGTAACTCCAACAATAGCCCCAAGTTGTCGGCCTTAAATAGATATTTCACAACTCCCCACATGAAATTTGGTGCAGCAATATCTATTATGACATCACCAATCATTCATGTGAGTAAATGGAGACTCTCTCGTATATGGCACCAATCCAGATGCATCTCTACAGACAGAAATCTATACAATGTACAAGTGCAGTGCAGTGCTGGCTCTATGGGGTGTGCACTGACGCGAAGAACAATGGCGGAGCACAAGTAGCGGAGCGCCGGCGCTGACAGGAGGAACCATGGAGGAGCACAAGTAGCGGAGCGCCGGCACTGACAGGAGGAacaatggaggagcacaggtagCGGAGCGCCGGCGCTGACAGGAGGAACAATGGAGGAGCACAAGTAGCGGAGCGCCGGCGCTGACAGGAGGAACAATGGAGGAGCACAAGTAGCGGAGCGCCGGCGCTGACAGGAGGAACAACGGAGGAGCACAAGTAGCGGAGCGCCGGCGCTGACAGGAGGAACAATGGAGGAGCACAAGTAGCGGAGCGCCGGCGCTGACAGGAGGAACAATGGAGGAGCACAAGTAGCGGAGCGCCGGCGCTGACAGGAGGAACAATGGAGGAGCACAAGTAGCGGAGCGCCGGCGCTGACAGGAGGAACAACGGAGGAGCACAAGTAGCGGAGCGCCGGCGCTGACAGGAGGAACAATGGAGGAGCACAAGTAGCGGAGCGCCGGCGCTGACATGAACTAATTGCATTCGATTTTGGACTGGTGGGGAGACCATGGAGACTCTAATCAATGATCTTAGAAGTGTTGGACTTGGAAGAAGGGGGTATTGTGCAATACACTGGGGAACTGGGcagcacggtgactcagtggttagcactacagctttgcagcactGGAGACCTGGGTTTATGGACCAGggacaatatctgcaaagagtttgtacgttctctccgtgtttgtgtgggtttcctctgcgtcctccgatttcctcccatactccaaaacatactggtaggtgattagattgtgagcccatatatatatatataatatgaaaatccctttaaagagttCATAGTTCAAAACCTGATACCTGGTCCCCTTTAAACAATTAAGGTGACATGTGATTTCCAGGGGTACAAGCAGTTACCATTTATTGGGGGAGATTGATGTAGCTTCTCTGCACCAGAACTCCCAAGAAATAGTTTTGGACACTTTCTTGATTTGTTAaaggaaaggggcgtggcttcaacggttttttaaaaaaaaaaaaaagggggtgtCGGCAGTAGTGTAAACTATCCCAGCTACTAATGTGACTCCAGTATATGATTTATCTGGTGGGGAATAAGGGGACATTCACACGTCagagcgctggagaggaggaggagcgcagggCTCACCCCACTGTGACCGGGCGCCATGAACGTCAAATGGTGCGACCATCTGGGGTCACACATATTGggccccattatgtttgtgtgGGTGTACCCTAAGACTGTGCAGTCTAATCCCTTCTCCTCCCGGGCTCATCTTCTAGCTCCCCGGCAGAGACGCGTCTACTCTCTATGACATAATCGGGCAGCTACACGCTACGTCATGGTGTGCACACTGCAGGAGAGCGTAGACGCTTCTGTGCCCCCACTGCCAGGATGCAGGGAGAAGACGGCACTGGGTGCGAGAAccaagtatatactcgagtatacatgaTGTTATTGAGGGGCTTTTGGAGGGCATCACCACCATCCATTGTTCACGGCCCACTGCAGGACTAAGCCCGATTACCCACAAGTGTGACAGCGGAAACATCCGGCCCGAATGCTCATAAACCGCGACtgaactgacatactggggtttatttactaagggccgcacttttgtcggtttATTCgttgtttttgggatttgcacagatttgacaggtatttaactggggtttgcgctgggattgtgtcactcgcgatcggattttggcgcggctgcgctggctttcacaaGACATAAATCGGTAggtgggctgtcggacgatccgactgattcggactgaattcgggatttaactttcaaactgtgtcacaagacaatgcacttacatgcaccgggaataagaaggtgaactccggcaggacCTGAACGAAGCAACACATGCCGGAtatcgcatgatcttagtgatgggtaagtaaatgtgcggaGTAAAAGTCGGTTCTGATCGTTCGGGCCACATGTTTCGGCCAGCACACAAAAGGAAGGTTAATGTGAGTTGCACACCACGCAATAGTCCTTACTGTCCGCCAGAGACCCGGTGACATCACGCAGTTCGCAGCCATTTTCGCACATGTGTGGTCATCCCCAATGTGTCTATCCGGAGACTCCTCAGTGCTGCTACTACTTCCCCCGGGTGTCCCCCAAGGCCATAGAGAGGAGACAATGACAAGAAGGGGCCTCCTGGTACAGAACATACATTGTACTGATCATAATGAAATAAATGTGGAGACGTTAACCCTGAAATGTCTAACTATCTGGCGTCTCCAACATCAGCACAAATACAGTAAAATGTGATAATTCTCTATTTTAAAGTAattataatacaataaaatattcaGCTACTTCAAAGAAAATAAGATAAAACACCGGATCTTACACTCAATCATAAGCCACTTATAATATATCCAGAATCATCTGATATCTCGGAGCACAAAGTGCAGGGAATCAAAtccatttaattttatttaataaaaattaacACATTGTATAACAATGTCACAATATGAGGCCGTTTCCCATCACGGCCCCCTATGAGGAGCAGGGGTTGGTAGCAATGAGATCTGTGCTCTGACCAATCACTGCCCATGAAGAGACAATGGTTTAAGCTCCGCCACTTATTTTAAGCCAATAGAGAACGCTTTAACAAAAGAATGGAGGTTTTCGGAGTAATTGACAACCACAGTCCTTAAAATAGAGAACATTTCAATAATCAGGGAGGATGGGGATTTCATATCAATCATGTGACCAAAGAGGTCACCAAAGTTACATCTGCCCAAATTATTGACTGGGTGTGGGGTCTGGCAGCCCAATAATCAGGACAAGGTTAAAAGGATAAAACCCTGACCCCCCCATTCCCCATTCTAATTCATCCACATTAGTGGGGCACGACAGAcacgctgagagt contains the following coding sequences:
- the CTSB gene encoding cathepsin B, producing MWQSLALLCILASFASTRNVPYFKPLSGEMINYINKLNTTWKAGHNFPNADIHYVKTLCGTLLGGSKRLPVRYSFVGDMDLPDNFDSREAWPNCPTIREIRDQGSCGSCWAFGAVEAISDRSCVHSNGKVNVEVSAEDLLSCCGLECGMGCNGGYPAGAWAYWTEKGLVSGGLYDSHVGCRPYSIPPCEHHVNGSRPSCKGEEGETPKCVKKCEDGYAPDYGTDKHFGSTSYAVPSSQKEIMAEIYKNGPVEGAFQVYEDFPAYKSGVYRHVTGEEIGGHAIKILGWGVENGTPYWLCANSWNTDWGDKGYFKILRGEDHCGIESEIVAGIPKN